One region of Oreochromis aureus strain Israel breed Guangdong linkage group 19, ZZ_aureus, whole genome shotgun sequence genomic DNA includes:
- the snapc1b gene encoding snRNA-activating protein complex subunit 1b → MDFCGKQVKADCEQLLKRFQRTQSVRFEIFARIWREMKFSQIFYGTVNHEKRKFSRLILDVASVFFLPPFSFQIRVGGLYLLYSLYQCQNASPSEQIRLALKDWVDVKTFEKDAIEAQHFDVVYILQQLMFCKAFHFTATPSLLTYNKKRKVERSPMHEDFMERVSRPQELVNIELLEEMDNVHQHYENLKASTLSLTSAQQDPSVSLIRKNLVPQLRNTVVDFYNWQKRKDSVDEEEDSSEGPSSQQECSKRAGLLASIKSKAYGQAAEVSKSRRHRQVEVDFTSNEARSAPTLGRSRITKPSLKARTSENLHISGDLWTEAMTTTKISRLAQLESARDDKPKQYKKFKWS, encoded by the exons ATGGATTTCTGCGGGAAACAGGTGAAAGCAGACTGCGAGCAGCTCCTGAAGCGCTTCCAACGAACACAGTCCGTCCGCTTCGAGATTTTCGCCAGAATATGGAGAGAGATGAAGTTCTCACAGATTTTCTA TGGCACTGTGAATCACGAGAAGCGAAAATTCAGTCGTCTGATACTGGACGTGGCCTCTGTCTTCTTCCTGCCACCCTTCAGCTTCCAGATCCGAGTAGGAGGACTTTACCTCCTGTACAGCTTGTATCAGTGCCAGAATGCGTCACCTTCTGAGCAG ATCCGTCTGGCACTGAAGGACTGGGTGGACGTGAAGACGTTTGAGAAAGATGCTATAGAGGCTCAGCACTTCGATGTGGTCTACATACTCCAGCAGCTCATGTTCTGTAAAGCTTTCCACTTCACCGCCACACCCTCTCTG CTCACCTACAATAAGAAGAGGAAGGTGGAAAGGTCGCCAATGCATGAGGATTTCATGGAGCGAGTGTCCCGTCCACAAGAGCTGGTTAACATCGAGCTGCTGGAA GAAATGGACAACGTTCACCAGCACTATGAGAATCTGAAGGCATCCACCCTCTCTCTGACATCAGCACAGCAAGATCCGTCCGTCAGCCTGATCCGTAAAAACCTTGTCCCTCAGCTTCGCAACACTGTGGTCGACTTCTACAACTGGCAGAAAAGGAAG GACAGTGTGGATGAAGAAGAGGACAGCAGTGAGGGACCATCATCCCAGCAGGAG TGCTCCAAAAGGGCAGGGCTCCTTGCTTCCATCAAATCGAAGGCGTACGGACAAGCAGCAGAG GTCTCCAAGTCAAGGCGTCATCGCCAGGTGGAAGTGGATTTCACCAGTAACGAGGCCAGATCCGCCCCCACGTTAGGTCGCTCCAGAATAACCAAGCCGTCGCTCAAAGCCAGAACCAGTGAGAATCTCCATATTTCAG GTGACTTGTGGACGGAAGCCATGACAACCACTAAGATCAGTCGGCTTGCACAGCTCGAGTCTGCTCGTGATG ATAAACCGAAACAGTACAAAAAGTTCAAGTGGTCCTGA
- the yipf6 gene encoding protein YIPF6, translating into MAASEEASRPFAGLSDVSISEDIPVEGDISVPVGPSRRDDEFSTLDEPVKDTIMRDLRAVGNKFIHVLYPKRSSALLRDWDLWGPLLLCVTLALLLQGGAADHEDQGGPQFAEVFVIVWFGSIIITLNSKLLGGTISFFQSLCVLGYCIMPLTVAMVVCRIVLLVSSGVIIFAVRLVVVMASFGWSTFASTAFLADSQPPNRKALVVYPVFLFYFVIAWMVLTYSP; encoded by the exons ATGGCGGCATCGGAGGAGGCCAGCAGACCGTTCGCCGGGCTGTCAGACGTTTCCATCTCGGAGGACATCCCGGTGGAAGGGGACATCTCGGTGCCCGTCGGCCCCTCCAGGAGAGATGATGAATTCTCCACTCTGGACGAACCGGTTAAGGACACAATCATGAGGGACCTGCGGGCGGTGGGGAACAAGTTCATCCACGTCCTCTACCCGAAGCGGAGCTCGGCTCTGCTGCGGGACTGGGACCTGTGGGGCCCGCTGCTGCTTTGCGTGACGCTGGCTCTGCTGCTGCAGGGCGGTGCGGCCGACCACGAGGACCAGGGAGGACCGCAGTTCGCTGAG GTCTTCGTCATCGTGTGGTTTGGCTCCATCATCATCACCCTCAACTCCAAGCTGCTGGGTGGCACCATCTCTTTCTTTCAGAGCCTGTGCGTGTTGGGATATTGCATCATGCCTCTTACAGTGGCCATGGTTGTGTGTAGGATTGTCCTGCTCGTCAGCTCTGGGGTGATCATATTCGCAGTGCGGCTGGTGGTGGTCATGGCCTCCTTCGGCTGGTCGACTTTTGCATCCACAGCCTTCCTCGCCGACAGCCAGCCTCCCAACCGCAAGGCACTGGTGGTGTACCCGGTGTTCCTCTTCTACTTTGTGATTGCGTGGATGGTCTTGACATACTCACCGTGA